The Thalassotalea psychrophila genome window below encodes:
- a CDS encoding cytochrome c-type biogenesis protein translates to MSKFIHFFATIAVSFSLAFSVLAGPIDTYTFPDEVTKKRFAELTYELRCPKCQNQNLADSNSPIAQDLRKEVYDMLIDGRSDGEIMTFMVERYGEFVLYRPRVSSLTYALWFGPIVFILIGGFVVFMFVRRKDDKPEHLSEDQKQQLKSILKD, encoded by the coding sequence ATGTCAAAATTTATACATTTTTTTGCAACTATAGCGGTATCATTTTCGTTGGCTTTTTCTGTATTAGCTGGTCCGATTGATACCTATACATTTCCAGATGAAGTAACCAAAAAGCGTTTTGCCGAGCTAACTTATGAACTTAGATGTCCAAAGTGTCAAAATCAAAATTTAGCTGATTCAAACTCTCCAATAGCGCAAGACCTTCGTAAAGAAGTCTATGACATGCTAATTGATGGTCGCTCAGATGGTGAAATTATGACGTTTATGGTTGAGCGTTATGGTGAGTTTGTATTGTATCGTCCAAGAGTAAGCTCATTAACTTATGCTTTATGGTTTGGACCAATTGTGTTCATTTTAATCGGTGGTTTTGTAGTATTCATGTTTGTTCGCAGAAAAGACGACAAGCCTGAACATTTATCAGAAGATCAAAAACAACAACTAAAATCAATTTTAAAAGATTAA
- the ccmB gene encoding heme exporter protein CcmB, whose amino-acid sequence MPISYRQTFLTILKRDLLIAFRHRDDIVNPLLFFVIVVSLFPLGIGPASNTLMKIAPGVIWVAALLSTLLSLERLFKNDHSDGSLEQMLLSPCPTFILVLAKITAHWLITGLPLIIIAPFLGVLLNLHQESYVALMLTLLLGTPVLSLLGAIGVALTVGLKKGGVLLSLLVLPLYIPVLIFATSAIDAASMNLPYNGQLAIIAALFFGSLTLAPFAVGSALKVSTN is encoded by the coding sequence ATGCCAATTTCATACAGACAAACATTTTTAACCATTTTAAAGCGTGATTTGCTCATTGCATTTCGCCACCGCGATGACATAGTTAACCCATTATTGTTTTTTGTCATTGTTGTTTCTCTTTTTCCATTGGGAATTGGACCAGCAAGCAACACTTTAATGAAAATAGCACCAGGTGTAATTTGGGTCGCTGCCTTATTATCGACTTTATTATCGCTCGAGCGCCTGTTTAAAAATGATCACAGTGATGGTTCTTTAGAGCAAATGTTATTAAGTCCATGCCCAACATTTATTTTAGTGTTGGCTAAAATCACCGCACATTGGTTGATAACCGGTTTGCCACTGATCATCATCGCGCCATTTTTAGGGGTATTACTTAACCTACATCAAGAAAGCTATGTAGCGCTGATGTTAACGTTGTTACTAGGTACTCCGGTGTTAAGTTTATTAGGTGCTATTGGTGTTGCTTTAACCGTTGGCTTAAAAAAAGGTGGCGTTTTACTGAGTTTATTAGTGCTACCTTTATATATTCCTGTTTTAATTTTTGCGACCAGCGCAATTGATGCTGCGAGTATGAATTTACCTTATAACGGACAACTTGCTATAATAGCTGCGTTGTTTTTTGGGTCATTAACCTTGGCCCCTTTCGCTGTAGGATCAGCCTTAAAAGTGAGTACGAATTAA
- the ccmA gene encoding cytochrome c biogenesis heme-transporting ATPase CcmA encodes MTSEQLPLLTAQQLTCIREDRLLFDELSFDVIPGDILQVEGANGTGKTSLLRILAGLSQPYSGDVLYKSQKIGQCQEDFNGDLLFLGHLPGVKGEMTSEENLEFYFKLHGLEPDLAEQTLHEVNLLGFEDALASHLSAGQHRRIALARLWQTNAKIWILDEPFTAIDKAGVLKLEQLFIKHAQNGGVVILTTHQDLSINSSDYKKIILEHQFF; translated from the coding sequence TTGACAAGCGAGCAGCTCCCCCTTTTAACAGCTCAGCAGTTAACCTGTATTAGAGAAGACCGCTTATTATTTGATGAATTATCATTCGATGTTATACCGGGTGATATTCTCCAAGTAGAAGGTGCTAATGGTACCGGTAAAACAAGCTTGTTACGTATACTCGCCGGTTTATCACAGCCCTATAGTGGTGATGTACTGTATAAATCCCAAAAAATTGGCCAATGCCAAGAAGATTTTAATGGAGATTTATTGTTTTTAGGTCATCTACCTGGTGTAAAGGGTGAAATGACTAGCGAAGAAAACCTTGAGTTTTACTTTAAGCTGCACGGTTTAGAGCCTGATTTAGCCGAACAAACTCTGCATGAAGTGAATCTGCTTGGTTTTGAAGATGCCCTAGCTTCACATTTAAGTGCAGGTCAGCATCGTCGTATCGCGCTAGCAAGGTTGTGGCAAACTAATGCTAAAATATGGATTTTAGATGAACCATTTACCGCAATAGATAAAGCCGGAGTACTAAAACTTGAACAGCTATTTATAAAGCATGCGCAAAACGGTGGCGTGGTTATATTAACAACCCACCAAGATTTATCTATCAACAGCAGTGATTATAAAAAAATCATTCTTGAACATCAGTTTTTTTAG
- a CDS encoding TonB-dependent receptor plug domain-containing protein → MFKKNSIATAIMFSATAATAFVTVNANAAEEVVADDNVERIEVTGSRINRTDMETASPVTVISADNIAKNGYTSVQEVLNAQPTAAGMSLGASSNNGSGGKATVNLRGMGVQRTLVLLNGRRMVASGTGADASVDLNTIPVSMIKSIEILKDGASAVYGSDAIAGVVNIITKKDYEGTEISADLSSTDKGDGESGGFSILHGREIAGGNLVVGFQYSERGEVIQSDRDFVEPGNSSFVPEGSLGGKTPDGNGGFEPRDHGYDYTTSSYAQTPNELYSLFTSFNKEIASDTELSLDAMYTRRESHQQMAPQPANIDLDRGQLDDKYNDQFDKIDKDGNPIETLNYRRRMVDAGPRIYNQETDTYRLSAGLKGYLDNDDMWDVSATFGRNESKDSVDNSIHAGNMETSIYANQDLWFSGDEMNRDFLVDEGVIYTENNEGGNEQFTLAAGYSGMTENDIGYAMGVESRFESGYYTPDEVTQAGESTAAQQDPTEGDYTVNSVYAEISVPVTEKLAVEAATRYDRYSTFGGATTWKLGATYSFTDTFMIRSVAATGFRAPSVSELYAGNSGSFDYLADPWENAQDSQILVNYTGDENLSPEESESFTFGAVWEISDGVSTTVDYWQFDITDAISRVDVQAKLDECAAGDMAACDAINISGDGSLNDLDTLSSPLTNIGSQETSGIDWNISFNQDIFRVMLDTTFLLDFTQDDIDYTGKIDGNIGGYSEIKSTLTVGVDFTEDFSMQYTAQFIQGMEGEYYGEAFTTDDVIYHNASASYYLNDSWSVNGGVKNILDTEPEEVLGGNDMGTVPSVYDVVGRTFFVSTAYKF, encoded by the coding sequence ATGTTTAAGAAGAATTCAATCGCAACCGCGATCATGTTTAGCGCAACAGCAGCAACTGCTTTTGTAACAGTAAATGCAAATGCTGCAGAAGAAGTTGTAGCAGACGATAATGTTGAAAGAATTGAAGTTACCGGTTCACGCATTAACCGTACTGATATGGAAACAGCATCACCAGTAACTGTTATCTCAGCTGACAATATCGCAAAAAATGGTTACACATCAGTTCAAGAAGTTCTAAATGCACAACCAACTGCAGCAGGCATGAGCCTAGGTGCTTCATCAAACAATGGTTCTGGTGGTAAAGCAACAGTTAACCTTCGTGGTATGGGCGTTCAAAGAACACTTGTTTTACTAAACGGTCGTCGTATGGTTGCTTCAGGTACTGGTGCAGATGCGTCAGTAGATTTAAACACAATCCCTGTTTCAATGATCAAATCAATTGAAATTTTAAAAGATGGCGCATCAGCAGTTTATGGCTCTGACGCAATTGCTGGTGTTGTGAATATCATTACTAAAAAAGATTATGAAGGCACTGAAATAAGCGCGGATTTAAGCTCTACCGATAAAGGTGATGGCGAATCAGGTGGCTTTAGCATTTTACATGGTCGTGAAATTGCCGGTGGTAACTTAGTTGTTGGTTTCCAATACTCAGAGCGTGGTGAAGTAATTCAATCAGATCGTGATTTTGTCGAACCTGGAAACTCTTCTTTCGTTCCTGAAGGTTCGTTAGGCGGCAAGACTCCTGATGGCAATGGTGGTTTCGAGCCTCGTGACCACGGATACGACTACACAACGTCAAGCTATGCGCAAACACCAAATGAGTTATATAGCTTATTCACTAGTTTCAACAAAGAAATAGCGTCAGATACCGAGCTTTCTCTAGATGCTATGTACACACGTCGTGAATCGCATCAACAAATGGCTCCACAGCCTGCCAACATTGATTTAGATAGAGGTCAACTTGATGATAAATACAATGATCAATTTGACAAAATTGATAAAGATGGCAACCCGATTGAGACACTAAACTACAGACGTCGTATGGTTGATGCTGGTCCTCGTATCTATAATCAAGAAACTGACACATATAGATTATCAGCAGGCTTAAAGGGCTACTTAGATAATGACGATATGTGGGATGTTTCTGCTACATTTGGTCGTAATGAGTCTAAAGACTCTGTAGATAACTCAATTCACGCCGGTAATATGGAAACGAGCATATACGCTAACCAAGATTTATGGTTCAGCGGTGATGAGATGAATAGAGACTTCTTAGTTGATGAAGGTGTTATTTACACTGAAAATAACGAAGGTGGTAACGAGCAATTTACTTTAGCAGCTGGCTATTCAGGAATGACTGAAAATGACATTGGTTATGCAATGGGGGTTGAAAGTCGTTTTGAAAGTGGTTACTACACTCCTGATGAAGTAACTCAAGCAGGTGAAAGTACTGCTGCACAGCAAGATCCAACTGAAGGTGATTACACTGTAAATTCTGTTTACGCTGAAATTTCTGTACCAGTAACAGAAAAACTAGCAGTAGAAGCTGCCACTCGTTATGACCGTTATTCTACCTTTGGCGGCGCTACAACTTGGAAATTAGGTGCTACATACAGCTTCACTGATACTTTTATGATCCGCTCAGTTGCAGCAACAGGCTTCCGTGCTCCAAGTGTAAGTGAATTATATGCAGGTAACTCTGGCTCATTCGATTATTTAGCAGATCCGTGGGAAAATGCACAAGACTCTCAAATTCTTGTTAACTACACAGGTGATGAAAACTTATCTCCTGAAGAAAGCGAATCATTCACATTTGGTGCGGTTTGGGAAATTTCAGATGGTGTTTCAACAACAGTTGATTACTGGCAGTTTGATATTACTGATGCGATTAGCCGAGTTGATGTTCAAGCTAAATTAGATGAATGTGCTGCTGGCGATATGGCAGCGTGTGATGCAATTAACATCTCTGGTGACGGTAGCTTAAACGACTTAGATACCTTGTCTTCGCCACTAACAAACATCGGTAGCCAGGAAACCTCTGGTATAGATTGGAACATCAGCTTCAATCAAGACATCTTCAGAGTTATGTTAGATACAACCTTCTTACTAGACTTTACGCAAGATGATATAGACTACACAGGTAAAATTGATGGAAACATTGGTGGCTACTCTGAAATTAAATCAACGCTAACAGTTGGCGTAGACTTTACTGAAGATTTTAGCATGCAATATACTGCTCAATTTATTCAAGGTATGGAAGGTGAATACTACGGTGAAGCCTTTACTACTGACGACGTAATTTACCATAATGCTTCTGCGTCTTACTACTTAAACGACAGCTGGTCAGTAAATGGTGGCGTAAAAAACATCCTTGATACTGAACCAGAAGAGGTTCTAGGTGGTAATGATATGGGCACAGTACCAAGTGTATATGATGTTGTTGGCCGTACGTTCTTCGTAAGTACTGCTTACAAGTTCTAA
- a CDS encoding heme ABC transporter permease, with the protein MWKWLHPYANPEISYHFSGKLIPWFAVISGLLLVIGMTIGLAFSPADYQQGESVRIFYLHVPAAMLSMGIYLGMAIAALCALVWQLKLAETSIAALAPIGATFTAIALFTGAAWGKPMWGTWWIWDARLTSELILLFLYLGVIALQNAFEDKSLAGKAASVLAIVGVINLPIIHYSVEWWNTLHQGATVSKFEKPSMSTDMLIPFAISFFGFAFLVATLVCIRFRAEIITRNSMRPWVKALVNGDSK; encoded by the coding sequence ATGTGGAAATGGCTTCACCCATATGCAAATCCTGAAATATCTTATCACTTCAGCGGTAAACTAATCCCGTGGTTTGCGGTTATTAGTGGTTTACTGCTGGTTATCGGTATGACCATAGGCTTGGCATTCTCACCAGCAGATTACCAGCAAGGTGAAAGTGTTCGTATCTTTTATTTGCATGTTCCAGCAGCAATGTTATCTATGGGAATTTATTTAGGCATGGCCATAGCTGCTCTTTGTGCATTAGTTTGGCAGTTAAAGCTTGCTGAAACTTCAATTGCGGCTTTAGCACCAATTGGCGCTACGTTTACAGCAATCGCATTATTTACAGGAGCGGCATGGGGAAAACCTATGTGGGGCACATGGTGGATTTGGGATGCTAGATTAACATCTGAGTTAATTTTACTATTTTTATATCTTGGTGTTATTGCTTTACAAAATGCCTTTGAAGATAAATCTTTAGCTGGCAAAGCGGCCAGTGTATTAGCGATAGTGGGTGTAATAAACTTACCTATTATTCACTATTCAGTAGAATGGTGGAATACGTTACACCAAGGTGCAACAGTATCTAAATTTGAAAAGCCTTCTATGTCTACCGATATGCTAATTCCATTTGCGATCAGCTTCTTTGGATTTGCATTTTTAGTGGCAACATTAGTATGTATTAGGTTTAGAGCCGAAATAATTACTCGCAATTCTATGCGTCCATGGGTAAAAGCTTTGGTTAATGGAGACAGTAAATAA
- the ccmE gene encoding cytochrome c maturation protein CcmE — translation MNPRRKKRLTIVSSIVAGVAIVAGFTLYALSQNIDLFFTPSEIVNGKEDSGIKPVVGQRIRVGGLVVAGTVERDTESLHVEFKLVDTGPMITVTYDGILPDLFREGQGIVAQGILTTPTTLEASEVLAKHDEEYMPKEIAEAVGKNHSKPTYDKN, via the coding sequence ATGAACCCTCGTCGTAAGAAAAGACTCACCATAGTTTCGAGCATAGTTGCCGGTGTAGCAATTGTTGCAGGATTTACACTTTATGCTCTCAGTCAAAATATTGATTTATTTTTCACACCATCTGAAATTGTAAATGGTAAAGAAGACAGCGGTATTAAACCTGTTGTTGGCCAACGCATTCGTGTTGGCGGCTTGGTAGTAGCTGGCACTGTAGAACGTGATACTGAAAGTTTACACGTTGAATTTAAGCTTGTTGATACAGGGCCAATGATCACTGTAACTTATGACGGAATCTTGCCAGACTTATTCCGTGAAGGCCAAGGCATAGTTGCTCAAGGTATTTTAACCACACCTACTACATTAGAAGCCAGCGAAGTTTTAGCAAAGCATGATGAAGAATACATGCCAAAAGAAATTGCCGAAGCTGTTGGTAAAAACCATAGTAAACCAACTTACGATAAAAACTAA
- a CDS encoding glutathione peroxidase: MNKFITLIIVTTLSFNVLAQQVIASSESTENTGKQQLIATQCPGFLNHTIRKLNSKQTIDICQKFQGKTFLIVNTASNCGFTPQFKALEALYQEYKDQGLVILGFPSDNFFQEEDLEKDTAKVCFVNYGVTFPMFNTIEVRGSDAHPIFAHLGEQTASPYWNFYKYLVSADGKNIQRFNSKTEPKSEHLIKAIEAQLAVNSSS; this comes from the coding sequence ATGAATAAATTTATTACATTAATAATAGTAACTACCTTAAGTTTTAATGTACTTGCGCAGCAAGTTATTGCTAGTTCTGAAAGTACAGAAAACACTGGGAAGCAGCAGTTGATTGCTACTCAGTGTCCTGGTTTTTTAAATCATACAATTCGTAAACTTAATTCAAAGCAAACTATCGATATTTGCCAGAAGTTTCAGGGTAAAACTTTTTTGATTGTTAATACTGCAAGTAATTGTGGTTTTACCCCGCAATTTAAAGCGCTTGAAGCTTTATACCAAGAGTATAAAGACCAAGGTTTAGTTATTTTAGGCTTCCCGTCTGATAATTTTTTTCAAGAAGAAGATCTTGAAAAGGACACCGCTAAAGTTTGCTTTGTTAATTATGGTGTAACTTTCCCTATGTTTAATACCATTGAGGTACGTGGTAGTGATGCCCACCCTATATTTGCCCATTTAGGTGAACAAACGGCTTCACCATATTGGAACTTTTATAAATACTTAGTTAGTGCTGACGGCAAAAATATCCAACGTTTTAACTCTAAGACAGAGCCGAAATCAGAACATTTAATAAAAGCAATTGAAGCTCAATTAGCTGTTAATAGTTCATCATAA
- a CDS encoding DsbE family thiol:disulfide interchange protein encodes MKILIRLIPLVLFILLGILLYRGLFLNPQAMPSALVGKPFPEFNLTRLGGQQQTLTKTDFKPGIKLVNVWATWCPSCKVEHPFLVKLSKDNRFSLYGINYKDNRKDAKKWLKYYKDPYQFSIYDDIGRLGLNLGVYGAPETFVVDHKGVIRKRFAGVLEPRVWQREFLPLINTIETEMAEGK; translated from the coding sequence ATGAAAATATTAATTCGCTTAATACCACTTGTGTTGTTTATTTTGTTAGGGATATTGTTATATCGCGGTTTATTTTTAAACCCTCAGGCTATGCCATCGGCGCTCGTTGGTAAACCATTTCCTGAATTTAACCTAACCCGCCTAGGCGGTCAGCAGCAAACATTAACTAAGACTGATTTTAAACCTGGTATAAAGCTTGTAAATGTTTGGGCAACTTGGTGTCCCTCTTGTAAGGTTGAACACCCATTTTTAGTGAAACTAAGCAAAGATAATCGGTTTAGCTTGTATGGCATCAATTACAAAGATAATCGTAAAGATGCTAAAAAATGGCTTAAGTATTATAAAGACCCGTACCAATTTTCAATTTATGATGACATTGGACGGTTAGGGTTAAACCTTGGCGTTTATGGAGCTCCTGAAACATTTGTTGTTGATCATAAAGGCGTAATTCGAAAACGTTTTGCAGGCGTACTTGAACCTAGAGTGTGGCAACGCGAATTTTTACCATTAATTAATACCATTGAAACAGAAATGGCAGAGGGTAAATAG
- the ccmD gene encoding heme exporter protein CcmD — MAFNSFAEFLNMGGYAFYVWLSYGFTAVLLIILTINSVKMETQIIKQIKQRIKREAKLKQAAQRRKEEM; from the coding sequence ATGGCTTTTAATTCTTTTGCCGAATTCTTAAATATGGGAGGCTATGCATTCTATGTATGGCTATCTTACGGGTTTACCGCAGTGTTATTGATAATATTAACTATTAATAGCGTGAAAATGGAAACCCAAATTATTAAACAAATTAAACAGCGAATAAAACGGGAAGCAAAATTAAAGCAAGCAGCCCAACGCCGTAAGGAAGAAATGTAG
- the ccmI gene encoding c-type cytochrome biogenesis protein CcmI, translating into MTTLWIITVLILIAAAAIIWQHFLKSSLYSANQSNMRGQTNKDLYHEHLAELEKDLAEGGIDQENFDYLKEELDHSLLLDMNATAKEEQAKDKATSFIWPAVITVFIVAFSAIYYQQHGAYAAVEIGASQPAAHSQDEESQAEAVIAQLKKLHKEVQDNPKNSDAWFQMGQILTQVGEFDSAFVAFGKVNEIEGEQADVLALQAQSMYYKNKQQRNEQIDELLERALMIDPFDATTLMLIGMDHYLNERFEQAAVSWQKIIDNGGAGANTQPLLDAINEANNKAGTNSHDGHDHPEIVQSTESPEQQTSTSVEGPSFRLNVSFSSNIFDEVSKGADKTVFIYATAANGSRMPLAAVKLKASDLPISVTLDNSKAMSPQANLSSTDVVNVYAVVSHSGTPGMKPGDFKGEISNVLLKSAVEMNIVIDTIVQ; encoded by the coding sequence ATGACGACACTCTGGATTATTACAGTATTGATACTTATTGCTGCAGCAGCAATTATTTGGCAGCACTTTTTAAAAAGTTCATTGTATAGTGCTAATCAAAGCAATATGCGCGGTCAAACTAATAAAGACCTTTACCATGAACATTTAGCAGAGCTTGAAAAAGATTTGGCTGAAGGTGGTATAGATCAGGAGAATTTTGATTATTTAAAAGAAGAACTTGATCACAGTTTGTTGTTAGATATGAATGCAACAGCAAAAGAAGAGCAAGCAAAAGATAAAGCAACATCATTCATTTGGCCTGCAGTTATAACTGTATTCATAGTTGCTTTCTCTGCGATATATTATCAACAGCATGGCGCTTATGCTGCTGTTGAAATAGGTGCAAGTCAACCAGCCGCTCACTCTCAAGATGAAGAGTCGCAGGCTGAAGCTGTTATCGCACAACTTAAAAAATTGCATAAAGAAGTACAAGATAACCCTAAAAATTCAGATGCCTGGTTTCAAATGGGGCAAATACTAACTCAAGTGGGCGAGTTTGATAGTGCTTTTGTTGCTTTTGGTAAAGTAAATGAAATTGAAGGTGAGCAGGCAGATGTTTTAGCGTTACAAGCTCAGTCGATGTATTACAAAAACAAACAACAACGTAATGAACAAATAGACGAACTGCTTGAAAGAGCACTAATGATTGACCCTTTTGATGCAACGACATTAATGCTAATTGGTATGGATCACTATTTAAATGAGCGCTTCGAACAAGCAGCAGTTTCATGGCAAAAAATCATTGATAATGGTGGTGCTGGAGCAAATACCCAACCATTGCTCGATGCCATTAATGAAGCAAATAACAAAGCTGGAACAAATTCACATGATGGTCATGATCATCCTGAAATAGTTCAGTCGACAGAAAGTCCTGAGCAACAAACAAGTACATCTGTTGAGGGGCCAAGCTTTAGACTAAATGTAAGTTTTTCTTCAAATATTTTCGATGAAGTAAGCAAAGGTGCCGATAAAACGGTATTCATTTATGCGACAGCAGCAAACGGCTCAAGAATGCCTCTGGCGGCAGTAAAATTAAAAGCTAGTGATTTACCTATATCTGTTACTTTAGACAACAGTAAAGCGATGAGTCCACAAGCGAATTTATCATCAACAGATGTTGTTAATGTTTATGCTGTAGTGTCACATTCAGGTACGCCTGGAATGAAGCCTGGCGACTTTAAAGGTGAAATTAGTAATGTGTTGTTAAAGTCTGCAGTAGAGATGAATATAGTAATCGATACAATAGTACAGTAA
- a CDS encoding heme lyase CcmF/NrfE family subunit gives MIPEIGHFALIVSMAFAICLSIVPLIGVYQKNQRLITFAKPLTFGMFAFTTLSIVLLGYSFVVDDFSVAYVAGHSNSHLPYYFKISAVWGGHEGSLLLWVFSLTAWTMAVASFSKHVDQAFVSRVLAIMGMIAVGFMAFTLLTSNPFDRLLPNIPMEGRDLNPLLQDIGLIIHPPMLYMGYVGFSVAFAFAIAALMCGKMDAAWARWSRPWTIGAWVFLTLGISLGSWWAYYELGWGGWWFWDPVENASFMPWLVGTALIHSLAVTEKRGAFRNWTVLLAIFTFSLSLLGTFLVRSGVLTSVHSFAADPTRGAFILVLLAIAVGCSLLLYAIRGSNVGSFSRFNLVSRETAILISNVILVAAAVTVLLGTLYPLLVDALGMGKISVGPPYFNAVFVPIMSILFVFMGIGPLIRWKKAKKGELSKQLNMITVSAITFGLAFPLLYAGEFDGLVAFGMALAAWVALVAAKDVKNQIHLPKGGWQLSRLSLSHLGMAVAHTGIAITIVGVTLVSTYESETNVKMSPGTIVEIAGYNIEFNGVKHVKGPNYSAEQGQLNLFKNDSLIALLQPERRTYRVQTMGMTEAAIDPGLFRDMYVALGDPLGNGAWAVRVHYKPFVRWIWLGSIFMGLGGLFAMLDKRYRRRKKAVEPNKANDLASIPAVPNAVEA, from the coding sequence ATGATCCCTGAAATTGGACACTTTGCACTAATTGTATCAATGGCTTTTGCCATTTGTCTGTCTATAGTGCCATTAATTGGTGTGTACCAAAAAAACCAACGCTTAATAACTTTTGCTAAACCGCTTACATTTGGCATGTTTGCTTTTACCACCTTAAGTATCGTGCTGTTAGGTTACAGCTTTGTTGTTGATGACTTTTCTGTAGCTTATGTTGCTGGACATTCAAATTCGCACTTACCGTATTACTTTAAAATTAGCGCGGTATGGGGCGGTCATGAAGGCTCTCTTCTGTTGTGGGTATTTTCATTAACAGCTTGGACTATGGCTGTTGCCTCGTTTAGTAAGCATGTAGATCAAGCATTTGTGTCACGTGTTCTTGCAATTATGGGGATGATTGCAGTTGGTTTTATGGCATTTACATTATTAACCTCTAATCCATTTGATCGCTTATTGCCTAATATTCCTATGGAAGGTCGAGATTTAAATCCGTTACTTCAAGACATAGGCTTAATTATTCATCCGCCAATGCTCTATATGGGCTATGTCGGTTTTTCTGTTGCCTTTGCTTTTGCTATTGCTGCATTAATGTGTGGCAAAATGGATGCCGCTTGGGCTCGTTGGTCACGTCCATGGACGATAGGCGCATGGGTGTTTTTAACATTAGGTATTTCACTAGGTAGCTGGTGGGCTTACTATGAACTTGGTTGGGGTGGTTGGTGGTTTTGGGATCCTGTAGAAAACGCATCATTTATGCCTTGGCTAGTTGGTACTGCTTTAATTCATTCTTTAGCGGTCACTGAAAAACGTGGCGCCTTTAGAAACTGGACTGTGCTATTGGCTATTTTCACCTTTAGTTTAAGTCTATTGGGCACATTCTTAGTACGCTCTGGTGTTTTAACATCTGTACATTCATTTGCCGCTGACCCAACTCGTGGTGCATTTATATTAGTACTATTAGCAATTGCTGTAGGTTGTTCATTATTACTTTATGCTATACGGGGTTCTAATGTGGGTAGCTTTTCACGCTTTAATTTGGTGTCGAGAGAAACTGCGATATTAATTTCAAATGTTATTTTAGTTGCCGCTGCCGTTACTGTGTTATTAGGTACCTTGTACCCGCTGTTAGTAGATGCCTTAGGTATGGGTAAAATTTCAGTAGGGCCTCCGTATTTTAATGCGGTCTTTGTTCCTATTATGAGTATTTTGTTTGTATTTATGGGAATAGGGCCACTTATTCGTTGGAAAAAAGCGAAAAAAGGTGAGTTAAGCAAACAGCTTAATATGATCACTGTCTCAGCAATAACCTTTGGTTTAGCATTTCCTTTGCTATACGCTGGAGAGTTTGATGGATTAGTCGCTTTTGGTATGGCTCTCGCAGCCTGGGTTGCATTAGTCGCAGCAAAAGACGTTAAAAATCAAATTCATTTACCCAAAGGCGGCTGGCAGTTGTCGCGCTTAAGTTTAAGTCATTTAGGTATGGCTGTTGCTCATACAGGTATAGCAATTACAATCGTTGGTGTAACGTTAGTTTCGACTTATGAGTCAGAAACTAATGTAAAAATGTCGCCAGGAACCATTGTTGAAATTGCCGGTTATAACATTGAATTTAATGGTGTTAAACATGTAAAAGGGCCTAACTACTCTGCCGAGCAAGGCCAGTTAAATCTATTTAAAAATGACAGCTTAATTGCATTATTACAACCTGAACGTCGTACTTATCGAGTGCAAACTATGGGGATGACCGAAGCTGCTATTGATCCTGGCTTGTTCCGCGATATGTATGTTGCTTTAGGCGATCCATTAGGTAATGGTGCCTGGGCTGTTCGTGTGCATTACAAACCGTTTGTTCGTTGGATTTGGTTAGGTTCTATTTTTATGGGCTTAGGTGGGTTATTTGCCATGTTAGATAAACGCTATCGTCGACGTAAAAAAGCTGTAGAGCCAAATAAAGCAAATGACTTAGCATCAATTCCTGCTGTACCAAATGCTGTTGAGGCATAA